Proteins from a genomic interval of Helicoverpa armigera isolate CAAS_96S chromosome 9, ASM3070526v1, whole genome shotgun sequence:
- the LOC110369759 gene encoding uncharacterized protein LOC110369759, whose product MARAADPRSKITVDQLRILLEAVEDDSSLYNAGNSDMISFLNIDKWTNLASRLNECPDGAYIPVQNWKFVLRYWSENTRKRREMSKAKRASSRHLSISREEAKELEELEERLFEFMKKESSMEYVDVTYVGKFGGEPPNEDGTAGSGGVKFVVQLLNVFEGREPDENTCPRKGPKKRTIVMKDADDNPRNMAKKFKIIYDENVDEGEDPDTYVYGHQLGQLQDVSRDIQDHITTIQSRIHMIKDLWKHRCGDN is encoded by the exons ATGGCCAGAGCGGCAGATCCAAGGTCCAAGATCACCGTGGACCAACTTCGCATCCTGCTGGAGGCGGTTGAAGATGACTCTTCGCTGTACAACGCGGGGAACTCGGACATGATCTCGTTCCTGAACATCGACAAGTGGACGAACCTGGCCAGCCGGCTGAACGAGTGCCCTGACGGCGCCTATATTCCTGTGCAGAACTGGAAATTT GTGCTCCGTTACTGGAGTGAGAATACGAGGAAGAGAAGGGAAATGTCCAAAGCCAAGCGTGCGTCGAGCCGCCACCTGTCCATCAGCCGTGAGGAGGCCAAGGAGTTGGAAGAACTGGAGGAGAGACTCTTCGAGTTCATGAAGAAAGAATCCTCCATGGAATATGTT GATGTGACTTACGTAGGGAAGTTTGGTGGTGAGCCGCCGAATGAAGACGGGACTGCTGGCTCTGGAGGGGTGAAGTTCGTGGTCCAGCTCCTCAATGTCTTCGAGGGTAGAGAGCCTGATGAGAACACGTGTCCTAGGAAGGGGCCAAAGAAGAGGACCATTGTCATGAAGGATGCTGATGATA ATCCCCGCAACATGGCTAAGAAATTCAAGATCATCTACGATGAAAATGTGG ATGAAGGCGAAGACCCCGATACTTACGTCTACGGGCACCAGCTGGGGCAGCTCCAAGATGTGTCCCGGGACATTCAAGACCACATCACCACAATCCAGAGCCGCATCCACATGATCAAGGATCTGTGGAAGCATCGCTGCGGTGACAACTAA